The Streptomonospora litoralis genome window below encodes:
- the pheS gene encoding phenylalanine--tRNA ligase subunit alpha, whose protein sequence is MSAPNNRFDPVEVTPLHPDEVARMRDEALAAIEAAATLEELKEARLAHAGDRSPLALANREIGALPPSAKADAGKRVGGARREVNEAVKRRQAELEEERDARVLVEEAVDVTLPTGRLPRGGRHPVTTVAERMADIFVGMGFEIAEGPEVEAEWFNFDALNFLPDHPARTMQDTFFVEGPDGGESGLVLRTHTSPVQVRALLERDLPVYVVAPGKTFRTDELDATHTPVFHQLEGLVVDEGITMGHLRGAIDAFVQSMFGSGLRTRFRPSYFPFTEPSAEVDMECFVCRGASVGDPANPCRTCSSEGWIEIGGCGVVNPRVLTAAGVDTDRYSGWAFGLGVERTLMFARGVEDMHDMVEGDVRFTSAFGMEI, encoded by the coding sequence ATGTCTGCACCCAATAACCGGTTCGATCCGGTCGAAGTGACGCCCCTGCATCCCGACGAGGTCGCCCGGATGCGCGACGAGGCACTAGCGGCGATCGAGGCGGCCGCCACCCTTGAGGAGCTCAAGGAGGCGCGCCTGGCCCACGCCGGCGACCGCTCGCCGCTGGCGCTGGCCAACCGCGAGATCGGCGCGCTGCCGCCGTCGGCCAAGGCCGACGCCGGAAAGCGTGTCGGCGGCGCCCGCCGCGAGGTGAACGAGGCCGTGAAGCGGCGCCAGGCCGAGTTGGAGGAGGAGCGCGACGCGCGCGTCCTGGTCGAGGAGGCCGTCGACGTCACCCTGCCCACCGGGCGCCTGCCCCGGGGTGGACGGCACCCGGTGACCACGGTCGCCGAGCGCATGGCCGACATCTTCGTCGGCATGGGCTTCGAGATCGCCGAGGGCCCCGAGGTCGAGGCGGAGTGGTTCAACTTCGACGCGCTCAACTTCCTGCCGGACCACCCGGCCCGCACCATGCAGGACACCTTCTTCGTCGAGGGGCCCGACGGCGGCGAGTCCGGCCTGGTGCTGCGTACCCACACCTCACCGGTGCAGGTGCGCGCACTGCTGGAGCGCGATCTGCCGGTCTACGTGGTCGCGCCCGGAAAGACTTTCCGCACCGACGAACTGGACGCCACGCACACCCCCGTCTTCCACCAGCTGGAAGGGCTGGTCGTGGACGAGGGCATCACCATGGGACACCTGCGCGGGGCTATCGACGCCTTCGTGCAGAGCATGTTCGGCAGCGGGCTGCGCACACGGTTCCGCCCGTCCTACTTCCCCTTCACCGAGCCCTCCGCCGAAGTGGACATGGAGTGCTTCGTGTGCCGGGGCGCGTCCGTGGGCGACCCCGCGAACCCCTGCCGCACCTGCTCCTCCGAGGGCTGGATCGAAATCGGCGGCTGCGGCGTGGTCAACCCGCGCGTGCTCACGGCGGCGGGAGTGGACACCGACCGCTACAGCGGCTGGGCCTTCGGCCTGGGCGTGGAGCGGACCCTGATGTTCGCCCGCGGTGTGGAGGACATGCACGACATGGTCGAGGGCGACGTCCGGTTCACCTCGGCCTTCGGGATGGAGATCTGA
- the pheT gene encoding phenylalanine--tRNA ligase subunit beta: MRVPVSWLTDYTDLPADTTARDLADRLIALGLEVETVDRVGADITGPVSVGRVLDIEELTGFKKPIRYCRVDVGAANGTGEPQHIVCGARNFGAGDLVVVALPGAELPGGFAIGARKTYGRVSEGMICSAAELQLWEDHTGIIVLPAGSAEPGGDAYGLLGLREDVLDIAVTPDRGYALSVRGVAREAATAYGTDFRDPADVEAAGTPGDGYPAAVADSAICSRYVLHGVTGFDPEAPTPLWMKRRLALTGVRSVSLAVDVTNYVMMELGQPLHAWDRSALRGPIEVRLARPGEELETLDHVKRALDPDDILITDESGPINLAGVMGGVTTEIGLSSTDVLVEAAHFADTHIARASRRHQLSSESSRRFERGVDSAVQPAAATRAVRLLAELGGGAVDAGYTDIADEAAAAPQPIDIAADHPDRIAGVAYGRERVVRRLQQVGCTVEQEGAAMLRVTPPTWRPDLGDPNDLAEEVVRIEGYDAVPSIPPRAPAGRGLTPSQRLRRSVGSRLAATGFTEVLAYPFMGQRDLDGLQADGDDVRRTALRLANPLSEDEPLLRTTLLPGLSKTLVRNVGRGFNDVALYEIGLVYLPRPDAPGRAPMLAVDRGPTADEAESVARALPDQPRRVGAVLAGDREPGGWQGAGRPATWADAVETAREVARSANAELIVRAAHYAPWHPGRCAALYVRIGGAERLVGHAGELHPRAVSAYGLPQRTVAVEVDLDAVEAAGEPVAAPHVSGYPVALQDVALVVPDGVPAADVEQALRAGAGELLEGVRLFDVYTGEQVGEGRRSLAYSLRFRAPDRTLETEEIARARDAAVAAAAERTGAVLRG, encoded by the coding sequence ATGCGCGTCCCCGTTTCCTGGCTCACCGATTACACCGACCTTCCCGCGGACACCACCGCCCGCGATCTGGCCGACCGGCTGATCGCCCTGGGGCTGGAGGTCGAGACCGTCGACCGTGTCGGCGCCGACATCACCGGTCCCGTCTCGGTGGGGCGGGTGCTGGACATCGAGGAGCTGACCGGCTTCAAGAAGCCCATCCGCTACTGCCGGGTCGACGTGGGCGCGGCCAACGGCACCGGCGAGCCGCAGCACATCGTCTGCGGCGCCCGCAACTTCGGCGCAGGCGACCTCGTCGTGGTGGCGCTGCCCGGCGCCGAACTGCCCGGCGGGTTCGCCATCGGCGCGCGCAAGACCTACGGCAGGGTCTCCGAGGGCATGATCTGCTCGGCCGCGGAGCTTCAGCTGTGGGAGGACCACACCGGCATCATCGTGCTGCCCGCCGGCAGCGCCGAACCCGGCGGCGACGCCTACGGGCTGCTCGGGCTGCGCGAGGACGTACTCGACATCGCGGTCACACCCGACCGCGGCTACGCGCTGTCGGTGCGCGGCGTGGCCCGCGAAGCGGCGACGGCCTACGGCACGGACTTCCGCGACCCGGCCGACGTCGAGGCCGCGGGCACGCCGGGCGACGGGTATCCGGCCGCGGTGGCCGACTCGGCGATCTGCTCGCGCTACGTGCTGCACGGCGTCACCGGATTCGACCCCGAGGCTCCCACCCCGCTGTGGATGAAGCGCCGCCTCGCGCTGACCGGGGTCCGCTCCGTCTCGCTCGCGGTGGACGTGACCAATTACGTGATGATGGAACTGGGCCAGCCCCTGCACGCCTGGGACCGCTCGGCGCTGCGTGGACCCATCGAGGTCCGCCTGGCCCGCCCGGGCGAGGAGCTGGAGACACTCGACCACGTCAAGCGCGCCCTGGACCCCGACGACATCCTCATCACCGACGAGTCCGGCCCGATCAACCTGGCCGGCGTCATGGGCGGGGTGACCACCGAGATCGGCCTGAGTTCGACCGACGTGCTGGTCGAGGCGGCGCATTTCGCCGATACCCACATCGCGCGGGCCTCGCGGCGCCACCAGTTGTCCTCGGAGTCCTCCCGGCGCTTCGAGCGCGGCGTCGACTCCGCGGTGCAGCCGGCGGCCGCCACGCGCGCGGTGCGCCTGCTGGCGGAGCTGGGCGGCGGTGCGGTCGATGCGGGATACACCGACATCGCCGACGAGGCCGCGGCCGCCCCGCAGCCGATCGACATCGCCGCCGACCACCCCGACCGCATCGCCGGCGTGGCCTACGGGCGCGAGCGCGTGGTGCGGCGGCTGCAGCAGGTCGGCTGCACCGTCGAGCAGGAGGGGGCGGCCATGCTGCGGGTCACCCCGCCGACCTGGCGGCCGGATCTGGGCGACCCGAACGACCTCGCCGAAGAGGTCGTCCGAATCGAGGGCTACGACGCCGTGCCCTCCATTCCGCCGCGCGCGCCGGCGGGGCGGGGCCTGACGCCGAGCCAGCGGCTGCGCCGCTCGGTCGGCAGCCGCCTGGCCGCCACCGGCTTCACCGAGGTGCTCGCCTATCCGTTCATGGGCCAGCGCGACCTCGACGGCCTGCAAGCCGACGGCGACGACGTCCGCCGCACCGCCCTGCGGCTGGCCAACCCGCTCAGCGAGGACGAGCCGCTGCTGCGCACCACGCTGCTGCCGGGGCTGTCCAAGACGCTCGTGCGCAACGTCGGGCGCGGTTTCAACGACGTCGCGCTCTACGAGATCGGCCTGGTCTACCTGCCCCGCCCGGACGCACCCGGGCGAGCGCCCATGCTCGCCGTCGACCGGGGGCCCACCGCCGATGAGGCCGAGTCGGTGGCCCGCGCGCTGCCCGACCAGCCGCGCCGGGTGGGCGCCGTGCTGGCCGGCGACCGCGAACCGGGCGGCTGGCAGGGCGCGGGGCGCCCGGCCACGTGGGCCGACGCGGTCGAGACCGCGCGCGAGGTGGCGCGCTCGGCCAACGCCGAGCTGATCGTGCGCGCCGCCCATTACGCGCCGTGGCACCCGGGCCGCTGCGCCGCGCTGTACGTGCGCATCGGCGGCGCCGAACGCCTCGTCGGGCACGCGGGAGAGCTGCATCCGCGGGCGGTGTCGGCCTACGGGCTGCCGCAGCGCACCGTCGCCGTGGAGGTCGACCTCGACGCGGTCGAGGCCGCCGGCGAACCCGTCGCCGCCCCGCACGTCTCCGGCTACCCGGTGGCGCTGCAGGACGTGGCGCTGGTGGTGCCCGACGGCGTCCCGGCCGCCGACGTCGAGCAGGCGCTGCGCGCGGGCGCGGGCGAACTGCTGGAGGGCGTGCGGCTGTTCGACGTCTACACCGGCGAACAGGTGGGCGAGGGCCGCCGCTCGCTGGCCTACTCGCTGCGGTTCCGCGCGCCCGACCGCACTCTGGAGACCGAGGAGATCGCCCGGGCGCGCGACGCCGCCGTCGCCGCGGCAGCCGAGCGGACCGGCGCGGTGCTGCGCGGCTGA